In Candidatus Margulisiibacteriota bacterium, a single genomic region encodes these proteins:
- a CDS encoding glycogen/starch/alpha-glucan phosphorylase yields MYNKLIAITKTLSPKAKEILNMMINQIDDSGLSLRGVSIENCSIAELYTTLTNALRKSIIPQWAKTQKAYREHNAKQVFYFSMEFLMGRMTGNNIANLNLNSEVQEIVNFLKKINPNLANSNDAKNDLERIENDWGLGNGGLGRLAACYLDSGATLGLPLHGEGFWYDYGIFKQEIMNGHQTEEPDVWGENAMPWMIEDACSAVKVRFGGHMSIEKGKCELKGYESVEMVPFRAPIIGYKKDEQPNINSLTLWRIHPQSGAINFSDINNGNYHSAYKNVINPNHAAMNSVLYPNDNHTPGKTLRLMQEFALVSAGLQSIVAEYLKNGNNIVSFDEKVGLQINDTHAALLVPELIRILIDEHNLSAEEARSITQKSIAYTNHTVLSEALEKWDTELLRSLLPRQYNIIEGLNLKFCNEIRKQFPNDEDRVRRMSIIQDGQVKMAHLALVGGHSINGVAALHTEILKDDVLHDFFVMFPEKFHNVTNGVTPRRWIRQANPELAELITSLIGDSWITDLGQLEKLAEFSENTAVLTKLLKIKQKNKQALASYIYNNNAIKDKKGNVVSRTKVNPNSIFDVQAKRLHEYKRQLMSALHILMLYNKLKEKPSMSFTPRTFIFAAKAAPGYHTAKNIIKFINMLADLINNDPQINGRIKVVFLENYNVSLAEKLIPAADLSEQISTAGLEASGTGNMKFSLNGALTIGTMDGANVEMARDIGKENMFIFGLTTPEVKQEKTSGYNPWSVYSSNSEIRQLVDQMKNGQIGKNDDEKRIAAELINGLMANDHYLVLRDLPAYAEAQKKVGETYKNPMEWAKLTLLNIARMGYFSSDRSVQEYADDIWEIQPINPN; encoded by the coding sequence TCAATCATACCACAATGGGCCAAAACACAAAAAGCTTACAGAGAACATAACGCAAAACAAGTATTCTACTTTTCAATGGAGTTTTTAATGGGCCGAATGACTGGTAACAATATTGCCAATTTAAATTTAAACTCGGAAGTTCAAGAAATTGTAAATTTTTTAAAAAAAATTAATCCTAATTTAGCAAACAGTAATGATGCTAAAAATGATTTAGAAAGAATTGAAAACGATTGGGGGCTTGGTAATGGGGGTTTAGGAAGATTGGCTGCTTGCTATTTAGATTCAGGGGCTACCCTTGGTCTTCCATTACACGGAGAGGGATTTTGGTATGACTATGGTATTTTTAAACAAGAAATTATGAACGGTCATCAAACAGAGGAACCAGATGTCTGGGGAGAAAATGCTATGCCTTGGATGATTGAAGATGCTTGTAGTGCTGTTAAGGTTCGTTTTGGTGGCCACATGTCAATTGAAAAAGGTAAATGCGAACTCAAGGGTTACGAAAGCGTTGAAATGGTTCCTTTCCGTGCACCCATTATTGGTTACAAAAAAGACGAACAACCAAATATTAATAGCTTAACTCTTTGGAGAATCCATCCTCAAAGTGGAGCAATCAATTTTTCAGATATTAACAACGGAAATTATCATAGTGCTTATAAAAATGTCATTAATCCTAACCACGCAGCAATGAACTCAGTATTATACCCTAACGACAATCACACTCCAGGAAAAACATTAAGATTAATGCAAGAGTTTGCACTGGTTTCTGCTGGACTACAAAGTATTGTTGCCGAATACCTTAAGAACGGAAATAATATAGTATCTTTTGATGAGAAGGTTGGTCTTCAAATTAATGATACACACGCTGCTCTTCTTGTTCCTGAACTTATAAGAATACTGATAGATGAACACAACCTAAGCGCGGAGGAAGCAAGAAGTATAACCCAAAAAAGCATTGCATACACAAACCACACGGTTTTAAGTGAAGCACTAGAAAAATGGGATACCGAACTATTAAGAAGTCTCTTACCAAGACAATACAATATCATTGAAGGTCTAAACCTTAAGTTTTGTAATGAGATTAGAAAACAGTTTCCAAATGATGAAGACAGAGTACGAAGAATGTCTATTATTCAAGATGGGCAAGTAAAAATGGCACACCTTGCCCTTGTTGGAGGACACTCCATTAATGGTGTTGCTGCTCTTCATACTGAAATACTAAAAGATGATGTGCTTCACGATTTTTTTGTAATGTTTCCTGAAAAATTTCACAATGTTACAAACGGGGTAACACCTAGACGCTGGATTAGACAAGCGAACCCAGAACTTGCAGAACTAATCACCAGTTTAATTGGTGATTCTTGGATAACTGATCTCGGCCAACTAGAAAAACTAGCTGAGTTTTCTGAAAATACAGCAGTATTAACTAAACTCCTTAAAATAAAACAAAAAAATAAACAAGCCTTAGCCTCTTATATTTATAACAATAATGCAATAAAAGATAAAAAAGGTAATGTTGTCTCCAGAACAAAAGTTAACCCAAACTCTATATTTGATGTACAAGCAAAAAGATTACATGAGTACAAACGACAACTCATGAGTGCGTTACATATCTTAATGCTATACAATAAGCTTAAAGAAAAACCTAGCATGAGTTTTACTCCAAGAACATTCATCTTCGCTGCAAAAGCTGCCCCAGGATATCATACAGCCAAAAACATTATTAAGTTTATCAATATGCTGGCTGACTTAATAAATAATGACCCACAGATTAATGGAAGAATAAAAGTTGTTTTTTTAGAAAACTATAACGTCTCTTTAGCAGAAAAACTAATACCTGCGGCAGACTTAAGTGAGCAAATTTCAACCGCAGGACTTGAAGCTTCGGGCACAGGAAATATGAAGTTTTCCTTAAATGGAGCGCTAACTATTGGCACAATGGATGGTGCAAACGTTGAAATGGCCAGAGATATTGGTAAAGAAAACATGTTTATTTTTGGTCTAACAACACCAGAGGTAAAACAAGAAAAAACTTCTGGTTATAACCCCTGGTCTGTTTATAGTTCAAATTCTGAAATTAGACAGCTTGTTGATCAAATGAAAAATGGACAAATTGGTAAAAATGATGATGAAAAAAGAATAGCCGCTGAACTAATCAATGGTCTTATGGCTAACGACCACTACTTAGTATTAAGAGATCTTCCAGCCTATGCTGAAGCACAAAAAAAAGTGGGAGAAACATATAAAAATCCTATGGAATGGGCAAAACTTACACTATTAAATATAGCCAGAATGGGTTATTTCTCTTCAGACAGGTCTGTCCAAGAATATGCTGATGATATTTGGGAAATACAACCTATTAATCCTAACTAA